A region of Deltaproteobacteria bacterium DNA encodes the following proteins:
- a CDS encoding MBL fold metallo-hydrolase: protein MKDGMDRREFLKFSIATGVLIAAGDEIIESVMAQANRGVTEVDKLTVWVVTDNYYDANRRDSKITKRYRVGPGKSIHAEHGLSFYLETVVNGKKSTCMYDYGLYPVGVMNNIALLGLDIGKTNAFSLSHGHYDHFMGAVSILKQNQSRIAGGTPFYVGEEAFARRYKLNPGATELADIGQLRKEDIEALGLKVVEVKTPIEIVPGAYFTGKIERVTAYEKAPTNLKIKRGEKIENDTFPGEQGLFFNIKGKGLVVLSGCAHAGIVNTVKQAQKVAGIDKVHTVMGGFHLINAKPEVIQNTVADIKAMKPDYILPTHCTGFEAIVSFSREMPNEFILNTAGTKYSFGA, encoded by the coding sequence ATGAAAGACGGAATGGACCGCAGAGAATTTCTGAAGTTTTCCATCGCAACGGGTGTGCTTATCGCGGCAGGAGATGAAATAATAGAAAGCGTGATGGCACAGGCTAACAGGGGAGTCACCGAAGTAGATAAGTTGACTGTTTGGGTGGTGACGGACAATTACTATGATGCGAATAGACGGGACAGCAAGATCACGAAGAGGTACCGTGTGGGGCCCGGCAAGTCGATCCACGCCGAACACGGGCTCTCTTTTTATTTGGAGACGGTGGTCAACGGGAAGAAGAGCACCTGCATGTACGATTATGGACTCTACCCGGTGGGCGTGATGAATAACATAGCATTGCTGGGTCTTGACATTGGAAAGACAAATGCCTTCAGCCTGAGCCATGGCCATTATGATCACTTTATGGGTGCAGTCAGTATCCTGAAACAGAATCAGTCACGGATCGCCGGAGGGACGCCATTCTATGTAGGTGAGGAGGCTTTTGCGCGGAGATACAAGCTCAATCCCGGAGCAACTGAGCTTGCAGATATCGGACAGCTGAGGAAAGAAGATATCGAAGCTCTGGGGCTGAAGGTTGTGGAGGTGAAAACCCCGATAGAGATCGTCCCCGGCGCATACTTTACCGGGAAAATCGAGCGAGTTACAGCCTATGAGAAAGCGCCGACGAACTTAAAAATAAAGCGCGGCGAAAAGATCGAGAACGATACTTTTCCGGGTGAACAAGGTCTCTTCTTCAATATAAAAGGAAAAGGCCTGGTGGTTCTTTCCGGTTGTGCGCATGCAGGGATCGTTAATACAGTCAAACAGGCGCAAAAAGTTGCTGGCATAGACAAGGTCCACACGGTAATGGGAGGTTTTCATCTCATTAATGCGAAGCCTGAGGTCATCCAGAATACGGTGGCCGATATAAAAGCGATGAAGCCGGACTATATCCTGCCGACCCATTGCACTGGATTCGAAGCAATCGTATCCTTCAGCAGGGAGATGCCGAACGAATTCATTCTTAATACTGCTGGAACCAAGTATTCCTTTGGGGCGTAA